One Thermodesulfobium sp. 4217-1 DNA window includes the following coding sequences:
- a CDS encoding CGGC domain-containing protein has product MKKIAILSCQLIRSQNLCPADTKCLTALMRREGWFDRYKDEEAHLLGIMDCGGCSGDRVVCALTLLKMQLDALKEGIDTLFIATCIMNFCPYRDEIIATAKEKSGVEVIVGTHKYALPQIFKSST; this is encoded by the coding sequence ATGAAAAAAATCGCTATCTTATCATGTCAACTGATTAGGAGTCAAAATCTTTGTCCTGCCGACACGAAGTGTTTGACAGCCCTAATGAGAAGAGAAGGTTGGTTTGATAGGTATAAGGATGAAGAGGCACACCTTCTTGGCATAATGGATTGTGGAGGATGCAGCGGCGACAGAGTAGTCTGTGCACTTACTCTATTAAAAATGCAGCTTGACGCATTAAAAGAAGGTATTGACACGCTGTTTATAGCTACATGTATTATGAATTTTTGTCCTTATAGAGATGAAATAATAGCTACTGCAAAAGAAAAATCAGGAGTAGAAGTGATTGTGGGAACACACAAATATGCGCTCCCACAAATCTTTAAAAGTTCAACCTAA
- a CDS encoding YtxH domain-containing protein, producing the protein MKNSNNMASFTLGLLFGAIVGSVAGLFVAPKSGEETRTYIVDELTKLRDQAEDVMSDLSGVSGQWATKAKQVIQEKIDSVNDILKSAREAEDLVNTEIDDDFSEFLGEDDNTTSQTKDNKPEDDKQNTATVQEEKPSKVE; encoded by the coding sequence ATGAAAAATTCTAATAATATGGCGAGTTTTACCTTGGGTTTGCTTTTTGGAGCAATAGTTGGTTCTGTGGCAGGTCTGTTTGTTGCACCAAAGTCTGGCGAAGAAACCAGAACCTATATTGTTGATGAGCTAACGAAGCTCAGGGATCAGGCAGAAGATGTTATGTCTGATCTTTCTGGTGTTTCTGGTCAATGGGCTACAAAGGCAAAGCAAGTGATTCAAGAGAAAATAGATTCTGTTAACGATATTTTAAAGAGCGCAAGAGAGGCTGAGGACCTGGTGAATACTGAAATTGACGATGATTTCAGTGAATTTTTGGGGGAAGATGACAATACTACTTCTCAGACAAAAGACAATAAACCCGAAGATGATAAGCAAAACACTGCGACAGTACAAGAAGAAAAGCCATCGAAGGTTGAATGA
- a CDS encoding lysophospholipid acyltransferase family protein: protein MIFSTFTIILYSLYLHRYPKIKRVSFAAAAPKYWFAPLFFILGIKVKLTIKEELPPSPVLFFSTHRGNLDIPLLSSTLPGGVTYLSKEELFSLPILNIILHTIGSIPIKRENAKNAIESLKETAKLLRDNINVVIFPEGTRTVDGKIGTIKRGGLILAKNSNIPIVPVIIKDGFKVYPKKSFFPNSGTVEIIVEKPILPERYTSKELANIISQTYKSHIDA, encoded by the coding sequence ATGATATTCAGTACTTTCACAATAATATTATATTCACTATATTTACACAGGTATCCAAAAATAAAAAGAGTCTCATTTGCAGCCGCTGCTCCAAAGTATTGGTTTGCCCCTCTTTTTTTTATACTTGGAATAAAGGTTAAATTAACGATAAAAGAAGAGCTCCCCCCTTCTCCTGTGTTATTTTTTTCAACCCATAGAGGAAACTTAGATATCCCCCTTCTCTCTTCTACCCTGCCTGGAGGCGTAACATATCTTTCAAAAGAGGAGCTTTTTTCTCTGCCAATCCTAAATATCATATTACACACAATAGGCTCTATTCCCATAAAAAGAGAAAACGCAAAAAACGCCATAGAATCTTTAAAGGAAACTGCCAAGCTATTAAGGGACAATATAAACGTAGTAATTTTTCCAGAAGGGACCAGAACAGTTGACGGCAAGATTGGAACCATAAAAAGAGGAGGACTAATCCTGGCAAAGAACTCAAATATCCCGATTGTGCCCGTAATTATAAAAGATGGATTCAAAGTTTACCCAAAAAAAAGTTTTTTCCCAAATTCTGGCACAGTAGAGATAATTGTTGAGAAGCCGATTTTGCCTGAAAGATATACGTCAAAGGAACTTGCCAACATCATTAGCCAAACCTATAAATCACACATTGACGCATAA
- a CDS encoding CBS domain-containing protein yields the protein MKVKDIMTTDVLIVGDSANISDAIEFMKEKRVRSLIVDRHSDKDSYGIVTTSDIVFKTIGKKENLKSVKIEKIMTKPVVSISSSSSLKKAADMMANLKVTHLPVIDKNQLVGIISNIDILYNL from the coding sequence ATGAAAGTAAAAGACATTATGACTACTGATGTCCTGATAGTAGGAGATTCTGCTAATATATCAGATGCCATAGAGTTTATGAAAGAAAAGAGGGTCAGATCGCTAATAGTCGACAGACATAGTGACAAAGATAGCTATGGAATAGTGACAACAAGCGATATTGTTTTTAAGACTATTGGCAAGAAAGAAAACTTAAAATCGGTAAAAATTGAAAAAATAATGACTAAACCAGTCGTCTCTATTAGCTCAAGCTCAAGCCTTAAAAAGGCTGCAGACATGATGGCAAATTTAAAAGTTACGCATCTTCCTGTAATAGACAAAAATCAGTTAGTTGGGATAATATCCAATATTGATATATTATATAATTTATAA
- a CDS encoding rhomboid family intramembrane serine protease codes for MFPLWDNVYSWSFPWITYILIMINCIVFVLDNISGHMLNSLFSYKLSSDSISINLITYQFLHANFLHIFGNMWFLHVFGNNVEDKLGHFKFLFFYLLFGALAAIGQATFMSTNAGIIGASGSISGVLGAYLIFFPRAKIKTLLLLGFIPLIFSLPAFAWLILWFVGQDVSAFIGLFAQTTNVAFFAHITGFSSGIIIGLMFRRFEPKRISQVV; via the coding sequence ATGTTTCCTTTGTGGGATAATGTATATTCTTGGTCATTTCCATGGATAACATACATTTTGATTATGATAAACTGTATAGTTTTTGTTTTGGACAACATTAGCGGTCACATGCTAAATAGTCTTTTTTCATATAAATTATCAAGCGACTCTATAAGTATAAATTTGATTACATATCAATTTTTACACGCTAATTTTTTACACATTTTCGGAAATATGTGGTTTTTGCACGTATTTGGCAATAACGTAGAGGACAAGTTGGGTCATTTTAAGTTCTTGTTTTTCTATCTCTTGTTTGGTGCCCTTGCTGCCATTGGTCAAGCGACATTTATGAGCACCAATGCTGGTATAATTGGTGCGTCAGGTTCTATCTCGGGAGTTTTGGGCGCTTATTTAATTTTTTTCCCTCGTGCAAAAATCAAGACTCTCTTATTGTTAGGGTTTATCCCTCTCATATTTTCTTTGCCCGCTTTTGCATGGCTTATATTGTGGTTTGTAGGACAGGATGTCTCAGCGTTTATCGGGCTTTTTGCTCAGACAACGAATGTAGCGTTTTTTGCACATATTACGGGCTTTTCCTCTGGCATTATCATTGGTCTAATGTTTAGGAGATTTGAGCCAAAAAGAATCAGCCAAGTAGTTTAA
- a CDS encoding HU family DNA-binding protein, whose product MFEIRERDLVRDISNDEEIGISKVRRIIETFLVSIKNQVLLGKRVRIKGLGTFSLKQTFEGRSRVFFVDISDEFDLDTEMLRSDLVNLVSLKENLSKSLVDRVVRSLIYRLHRIDNTSETKIVFKDFGVFVIKDHHIQYTPFD is encoded by the coding sequence TTGTTTGAGATTAGAGAAAGAGACCTTGTAAGGGATATATCAAACGATGAAGAAATTGGTATTTCTAAGGTAAGGAGGATAATTGAGACCTTTTTAGTCTCAATAAAAAATCAGGTTCTTCTTGGCAAAAGAGTTAGAATAAAGGGCCTTGGAACCTTTTCTTTGAAGCAGACTTTCGAAGGAAGATCGAGAGTTTTCTTTGTCGATATATCTGATGAGTTTGACTTAGACACAGAGATGCTAAGGTCTGATCTGGTTAACCTTGTTTCGCTTAAAGAAAATCTTTCAAAAAGTTTGGTGGATCGAGTAGTAAGGTCACTTATTTATAGACTTCATAGAATTGACAATACTTCCGAAACTAAGATTGTTTTTAAAGATTTTGGTGTATTTGTAATCAAAGATCATCATATTCAATATACACCTTTTGACTAA
- the metF gene encoding methylenetetrahydrofolate reductase [NAD(P)H], which yields MRIKERYKSENTGFSLEFFPPKEIEQEEKFKEIMRKYIDLKPLFASITYGAGGTTQNKTFEIVKFVNSLKAFAVMPHLTCIGATKDLINSLIREYDELGVFNLLALRGDPPKDDKNFDINKGEFKHAIDLVKYVREYFDHFSIGVAFYPEGHSQAKSYEEDFDCCLEKMKFADFAISQMFFDNSHFLRYRDLVLKRGINITLVPGIIPIANFEKIKEFAKFCKVEIPKKLEDSMARSSSHEDMRKIGIEYATEQCSELIKEGVKFFHFYTLNQFELCSKVIKNFW from the coding sequence TTGAGGATAAAAGAAAGGTACAAAAGTGAAAATACAGGTTTTTCTCTTGAATTTTTCCCTCCAAAAGAGATAGAGCAAGAAGAGAAATTTAAGGAGATAATGAGAAAATATATAGATCTTAAACCACTGTTTGCTTCAATAACATACGGTGCTGGCGGAACTACGCAAAACAAGACTTTTGAAATTGTTAAATTTGTTAACTCTCTTAAGGCATTTGCTGTTATGCCACACTTAACTTGTATTGGCGCAACGAAAGATTTGATTAACTCCCTAATAAGGGAATATGACGAGCTTGGAGTCTTTAATCTTTTGGCACTTAGGGGCGATCCGCCAAAAGATGACAAAAACTTTGATATTAATAAGGGTGAATTTAAACATGCAATTGACCTTGTAAAATATGTTAGAGAGTACTTCGATCACTTTTCTATAGGAGTAGCCTTTTACCCTGAAGGCCACTCTCAGGCAAAGAGTTACGAAGAAGACTTTGATTGTTGTCTTGAGAAAATGAAGTTTGCTGATTTTGCTATAAGTCAGATGTTTTTTGATAACTCACATTTTTTAAGGTACAGAGATCTTGTGTTAAAAAGAGGAATAAACATTACTCTGGTTCCTGGTATTATTCCTATTGCAAACTTCGAAAAGATAAAAGAATTCGCAAAATTTTGTAAGGTTGAGATTCCAAAAAAGTTAGAAGATTCTATGGCAAGATCTTCTTCGCATGAAGATATGAGAAAAATTGGAATTGAATATGCTACAGAACAGTGTTCTGAATTGATTAAAGAGGGCGTCAAGTTTTTTCACTTTTACACTCTAAATCAGTTTGAACTATGTTCAAAGGTTATTAAAAACTTTTGGTAG
- a CDS encoding DUF1858 domain-containing protein has product MDQITKDSNLLQVVKDFPETIPVFMSFGLGCIGCAVAKYETVEQGANGHGINADALVEELNKTVNKKVAK; this is encoded by the coding sequence TTGGATCAAATAACAAAAGATTCTAATCTTTTACAGGTTGTAAAAGACTTTCCTGAAACAATTCCAGTTTTCATGTCCTTTGGTTTAGGTTGCATAGGATGTGCCGTTGCAAAATATGAAACGGTTGAGCAAGGAGCAAACGGTCACGGCATAAACGCAGACGCTTTAGTAGAGGAATTAAATAAAACCGTTAACAAGAAAGTTGCAAAATAA
- a CDS encoding HDIG domain-containing metalloprotein, with product MNSRDQNIELLKKYLKKDYMIKHSIAVEAVMEAIAVKFDRNMDLYRTAGLMHDIDYELTEKDPENHAIIGSKILHENGFEEGVCNIVLAHRKSRLEDIESFDEAAIVCSDAVSGLVVASALIHPDKKLSSINADFICRRFHEKGFAKGANREKILICKYLPMELEEFVELAHAGMLLYSKELGL from the coding sequence ATGAACTCCAGAGATCAAAATATTGAACTTTTAAAGAAGTATCTTAAAAAAGATTATATGATAAAGCACTCCATTGCGGTTGAAGCCGTAATGGAGGCTATTGCCGTGAAGTTTGACAGAAATATGGATTTATATAGAACTGCTGGGTTAATGCACGATATTGACTATGAGTTGACAGAAAAAGATCCTGAAAATCATGCGATAATTGGCTCAAAGATCCTTCATGAAAACGGATTTGAAGAAGGTGTCTGCAATATAGTTTTGGCTCACAGAAAGAGCAGGCTTGAAGATATAGAATCATTTGATGAAGCTGCAATTGTCTGCTCTGATGCAGTAAGCGGTCTTGTGGTTGCTAGTGCTCTGATTCATCCAGACAAAAAATTAAGCTCTATTAACGCAGACTTTATTTGCAGAAGGTTTCATGAAAAGGGCTTTGCAAAGGGCGCAAATAGAGAAAAAATATTAATATGTAAGTACTTGCCAATGGAATTAGAAGAATTTGTTGAGCTCGCTCATGCTGGCATGTTGCTGTACTCAAAAGAGCTGGGGTTATAA
- the glyA gene encoding serine hydroxymethyltransferase: MTDEEVFKAVMCEVGRQRNGLELIASENFTSPAVLEAMGTVLTNKYAEGLPGKRYYGGCECVDVVENLARERAKQLFGAEHANVQPHSGTQANLAVYFALLNPGDTYMGMRLDQGGHLSHGSQVTVSGKWFNVIHYGVRKDTETIDFDEVLDLARKNKPKLIVAGASAYPRTIDFEKFSQIAKEVGALLMVDMAHIAGLVATGLHPSPVPCSDVVTSTTHKTLRGPRSGFILCKEEFKDRIDKSVFPGNQGGPLMHIIAAKAVAFKEAMTPGFKKYGEQIMKNAKALAETMNSRGLRLVSGGTDNHLILIDMRASNISGKDAEALFAKIGITVNKNSIPFDPEPPWKASGIRVGTPALTTRGMKEPEMIEIGNIMSDAIDFRDNEQKLDELKKRVDELCLQFPLYPELDR, encoded by the coding sequence ATGACAGACGAGGAAGTTTTCAAAGCAGTAATGTGTGAGGTTGGCAGACAGAGAAATGGTTTGGAACTTATTGCTTCAGAAAACTTTACTTCACCAGCAGTGCTTGAGGCGATGGGTACTGTTTTGACGAACAAATACGCAGAAGGACTCCCTGGCAAGAGATACTATGGTGGCTGCGAATGTGTGGACGTTGTTGAAAATCTGGCAAGAGAGAGGGCAAAACAGCTTTTTGGTGCAGAGCATGCAAATGTACAGCCACATTCAGGAACTCAAGCGAATCTTGCGGTATATTTTGCACTTTTAAATCCTGGTGATACATATATGGGCATGAGACTCGATCAGGGTGGTCATCTTTCACACGGAAGTCAGGTAACAGTTTCTGGAAAGTGGTTTAATGTGATTCACTACGGAGTAAGAAAAGATACTGAGACTATCGATTTTGATGAGGTTTTAGATTTAGCAAGGAAGAACAAGCCTAAGCTTATTGTTGCGGGAGCAAGCGCATACCCTCGAACGATAGATTTTGAGAAATTTTCTCAGATAGCAAAAGAGGTTGGTGCTCTTCTTATGGTCGATATGGCTCACATTGCTGGGCTGGTTGCAACAGGTTTGCATCCATCACCCGTTCCTTGTTCAGATGTAGTCACGTCTACAACCCATAAGACTTTAAGGGGGCCAAGATCTGGATTTATACTTTGCAAAGAAGAATTTAAAGATAGAATCGATAAATCCGTTTTTCCTGGAAATCAGGGCGGACCTTTGATGCACATAATCGCTGCAAAGGCAGTGGCATTTAAAGAGGCTATGACTCCAGGTTTTAAAAAATATGGCGAACAGATAATGAAAAACGCAAAAGCTTTGGCTGAAACTATGAACTCAAGAGGATTAAGACTGGTAAGCGGCGGCACTGACAACCACCTTATACTGATAGATATGAGGGCGTCAAATATATCAGGAAAAGATGCAGAGGCGCTTTTTGCTAAGATTGGCATCACGGTAAACAAAAATAGTATACCATTTGATCCAGAGCCTCCATGGAAAGCAAGCGGCATAAGGGTTGGTACGCCTGCCTTGACTACTAGGGGGATGAAAGAACCAGAGATGATAGAAATCGGCAACATAATGTCAGATGCTATAGATTTTAGAGATAATGAACAAAAATTGGATGAGCTTAAAAAAAGGGTAGATGAGCTTTGTCTACAATTTCCTTTGTATCCAGAGCTTGACAGATGA
- a CDS encoding L-threonylcarbamoyladenylate synthase produces the protein MKKSFNNESVADKIKDCKIGIVPTDTLFALTGDARSEEVSARIFDVKKRLPDKSFPVFVPSLTWLLENGNFNYTDKNIFLRLASTFWPGPLTIVSRLFFNFNFSERVACDGFVALRVVSHPVIMKIFEEVNFPIIGTSANISGKINPLSIDDIDKTLLKQIDFSIKGDLVYLASSTVVKIEKGLEVLRDGVIAKDVVRRVLLKK, from the coding sequence TTGAAAAAGAGTTTTAATAATGAAAGCGTTGCTGATAAGATTAAAGATTGTAAGATTGGCATAGTCCCCACAGATACTCTTTTTGCTCTGACTGGAGATGCAAGGTCTGAAGAAGTGTCTGCGCGTATCTTTGATGTGAAAAAAAGGTTGCCAGATAAAAGCTTTCCGGTTTTTGTCCCTTCGCTGACCTGGTTACTTGAAAATGGCAATTTTAATTATACTGATAAAAATATATTTCTGAGGCTTGCATCTACCTTTTGGCCTGGTCCTCTAACTATAGTATCGAGACTTTTTTTTAATTTTAACTTTTCTGAAAGAGTTGCATGTGATGGCTTTGTCGCTCTAAGAGTTGTTTCTCATCCTGTAATAATGAAGATTTTTGAAGAAGTTAACTTCCCAATTATAGGGACAAGTGCAAATATTAGTGGTAAAATCAATCCGTTATCCATTGATGATATAGATAAAACTCTATTGAAACAGATAGATTTTAGTATAAAAGGCGATCTTGTTTACCTTGCTTCTTCTACTGTTGTAAAGATAGAAAAAGGACTTGAGGTATTAAGAGATGGAGTCATTGCGAAAGATGTGGTAAGAAGAGTTTTGTTAAAGAAATAA
- a CDS encoding cation:proton antiporter: MEVYLEREAVLNFLPIFAFILFLSKLSGNISAKFGQPAVFGELLAGLVFGPAILNVVHMNEFIALFSEIGVIFLMFLAGLQTDLKELKKVGLAAFSSASFGVILPLFFGAAFSLYSGFGISESVFVGAVLTATSVSISAQTLMELGKLRSKVGMTILGAAIIDDVLGIIILSLVIAFELGRGNILFLLFRIFGYLFVAILLAKLFLKRYLDFFSRLKVSKPLVAGTIALIIIYSWSAEVFGSLAAITGSYLLGAMVSFTEYNERISDRMSTLTYSIFAPLFFFSVGLYVEKGGLEAGLYFYALIIFLIAVLTKIIGCGFGAFVTRFSIVDSLRVGVGMISRGEVAIIVATIGLTSTVLSRSVFSVLIVVAILTTMITPLLLKAFYRTQ; encoded by the coding sequence GTGGAGGTTTATCTGGAAAGAGAAGCTGTTTTAAATTTTCTCCCAATTTTTGCTTTTATACTTTTTTTATCAAAATTATCTGGGAATATAAGCGCGAAATTTGGCCAACCTGCAGTGTTTGGCGAGCTTTTGGCGGGGCTTGTATTTGGTCCTGCAATATTAAATGTTGTTCATATGAACGAATTTATAGCTTTATTTTCTGAAATAGGGGTCATATTTCTAATGTTTCTTGCTGGTTTGCAGACGGATCTAAAAGAATTGAAAAAGGTTGGGTTAGCTGCCTTTTCTTCTGCAAGCTTTGGGGTGATACTGCCTCTTTTTTTTGGAGCTGCCTTTTCGCTATATTCGGGTTTTGGGATTTCAGAATCGGTTTTCGTTGGGGCAGTTTTGACAGCTACCTCTGTTAGTATTTCTGCACAGACATTGATGGAGCTTGGGAAATTAAGAAGTAAGGTTGGCATGACCATATTGGGAGCTGCTATTATTGATGACGTTTTAGGCATAATTATTTTGTCTTTGGTAATAGCATTTGAGCTTGGGAGGGGGAACATCCTCTTTTTGCTCTTCAGAATTTTCGGCTATTTATTCGTAGCCATACTTTTAGCAAAACTTTTTCTTAAGCGCTATTTGGATTTTTTTTCAAGGCTAAAGGTATCAAAACCCTTGGTCGCTGGTACGATTGCTCTAATAATAATATATTCCTGGTCTGCTGAGGTCTTTGGTTCGCTTGCTGCCATTACTGGATCGTATTTGCTTGGTGCTATGGTATCTTTTACAGAATATAACGAGAGAATTTCTGATAGGATGAGTACGCTAACTTATTCAATTTTTGCGCCTTTATTTTTTTTCAGTGTAGGCCTGTATGTTGAAAAGGGCGGCTTAGAAGCCGGGCTTTACTTTTATGCCTTGATAATATTCTTGATAGCGGTTTTAACAAAGATAATTGGCTGTGGTTTTGGGGCATTTGTTACCAGATTTAGCATTGTGGATTCCTTGAGAGTTGGCGTGGGTATGATTTCAAGAGGAGAAGTGGCTATAATAGTTGCAACTATCGGGCTAACGAGCACTGTTCTATCGAGATCGGTCTTTTCTGTGTTAATTGTGGTTGCAATACTTACTACTATGATAACGCCTTTACTACTAAAAGCTTTCTATAGAACACAATGA